Proteins encoded together in one Catellatospora citrea window:
- a CDS encoding proteophosphoglycan 5: protein MLVTVNLPTPAQMRGRLAAFAAICGAQGRDRRGCFADGPLWHFDDWGGNWAELHHDGGGRVVMVGNDHEYSETYYGPFAEMFAEPETDLLAGAPQWWAPYAQQVIANGERLGFVYGFDGTWWRADYDLDDGFASVGIPATDDTHCVELISEFVKDAAGAPDPAAIEALIAADAAVTVAQVAAVIGDRWDAAAGAAAARAFLAVEVA, encoded by the coding sequence ATGCTCGTGACAGTGAACCTTCCCACGCCCGCTCAGATGCGCGGCCGGCTCGCCGCGTTCGCCGCCATCTGCGGTGCGCAAGGCCGCGATCGTCGCGGCTGCTTCGCCGACGGCCCGCTGTGGCATTTCGACGACTGGGGCGGCAACTGGGCCGAACTGCATCACGACGGCGGTGGCCGGGTGGTCATGGTCGGCAACGACCATGAGTACTCCGAAACCTATTACGGCCCGTTCGCCGAGATGTTCGCCGAGCCGGAGACCGACCTGCTCGCCGGGGCGCCGCAGTGGTGGGCTCCGTATGCGCAGCAGGTCATCGCCAACGGCGAACGGCTGGGCTTCGTCTACGGCTTCGACGGCACGTGGTGGCGCGCGGACTACGACCTCGACGACGGCTTCGCCTCCGTCGGCATCCCGGCCACTGATGACACGCACTGTGTCGAACTGATCTCGGAGTTCGTCAAGGACGCCGCCGGCGCACCGGACCCGGCCGCCATCGAGGCATTGATCGCGGCGGACGCCGCGGTGACCGTCGCGCAGGTCGCGGCGGTCATCGGCGACAGGTGGGACGCGGCTGCGGGCGCCGCCGCCGCCCGCGCCTTCCTCGCCGTCGAGGTCGCCTGA